The nucleotide window AGTACGGGGCCGACACCGCGCGGCTGTTCATGATGGAGGCCGCCCAGCCCGAGCGCGACTTCGACTGGTCCGAGGAGGGTGTCAAGTCCACCCACCGCTTTTTGACGCGGCTGAACGACCTCGTCGAGGACTACGCCGCGGGCGACGTTGCGCTCGCCGGCGACGGCGAGGCCGCGGACCGCGACGAGATCGACGACTACGTCGCCGACGAGACCGACGCCGCGGTCGCCATCGCGGGCGCGGAGTACGACGAACTAACCTTCAACGTCGCGCTCCGCGAGGCGCAAGGGCTGGTCCGTACCCTGCGGAGCTACCGGGAGTACGCCGACCCCCACCCCGCCGTCTTCGAGCGCGGCGTCGACGTCGCGGTCCGCCTGCTGGCCCCGGTCGCGCCCCACCTCGCCGAGAAGCTGTGGGAGACGCTCGGCCGCGACGGGTTCGTCGCCGAGGCCGAGTGGCCGAGCGCGAGCGTCGACCGCGACACCGTCGAGCGCCGCCGCCGGCTGGTGACCAACACCCGCGAGGACGTGCGCGACATCGTCGAGGTCGCCGGCATCGACGACCCCGAGCGGATCGACGTCGTCGTCGCGCCCGACTGGAAGTACGACGCGCTGGCGATCGCGATCGACAGCGACGCCGACAACCTCATCTCGGAGCTGATGGCCGAGAGCCACATCCGCGAGCGGGGCGACGCGGCCGCCGCCTACGGACAGGACCTTCAGGCGAACCGTGAGGCGCTCCGGGAGACGCTCGGCGGCGACGCCGAGTACGACGCGCTGCGCGCGGCCGCGTGGCTGATCGAGCGCGAGTTCGACGCCCCGGTCCGCGTCGCGCGCGCCGCGGACGCCGACGAGGGCGTGGTCCGAAAGGCGGAGCCGGGCCGACCCGCCATCGACATCGTCGAGTGACGGGCCGGCGGGCCGCGCGGTCGATCCCTCGGTCTGATCGACTGGCCCCTCGGTCCGCTCGGCCGACCCCGGAAACGCTTAGTCGCCGGCGCGGTCCCATCGCATATGGACGATCCGTACGCCCCCGCGCGAAACGCGCTCGCGGGCGAGGGGCTCGGCGGTTCGGACGGCGTCGACGGGCGGGCCGGTGACGGGCTGACGGGCGACGCCGCCGACGCCGACCCCGCGGTGCTGGCCGCCCGGCTCGACGAGAACGATCCGCTCTCCGGGTTCGCGGACCGGTATCACGTGCCCGACGGCGTGTTGTACATGGACGGTAACTCGCTCGGGCCCGCGAGCGACGCCGCCCTCGCGAGCCTCGACCGCGTCGTCGACGAGTGGCGCGATCTACTGATCGCCGGCTGGACCGACGCCGACCCGCCGTGGTTCGAGGTCGGCGAGCGGCTCGGCGACGCGCTCGCGCCGCTCGTGGGTGCCGAGCCGGACGAGGTCGTCGTCGGCAACTCGATTACCGTCAACCTCCACACGCTCGTCGGCACCTTCCTCGACGAGCTGCTGGCCGGGAACGGGCCGGAGCGCGAGGGATTCGAACGCGCCGACGGGACGTGGGCACCGGACGGGGATCCCGATCCCGCGGTCCTCGTCAACGAACTGGACTTCCCGTCCGACCACTACGCGATCCGGGCGCAGCTCCGGGGACGCGGGATCGACCCCGACGAGAAGCTCCGGGTCGTTCCGAGCCGGGACGGTCGGACGATCGATCCCCGGGACGTCGAGGCTGCGCTGGCGGCGCACGACGACGTGGGGATCGTCTTCATGCCGACCGCGCTGTACCGGTCCGGACAGCTGTTCGACGTGGAGCGGATCGCGGCGGCCGCCCACGAGGCGGGCGCGTACGCCGGGTTCGACGCGGCCCACTCCGCGGGCGCGGTGCCCCACGAGTTCGACGCGGCCGGCGTCGACTTCGCGGTGTGGTGCACCTACAAGTACCTCAACGCCGGGCCGGGATCGATCGGCGCGCTGTACGTCGCCGAGCGCCACCACGGGCTCACGCCCGCGCTGGCGGGATGGTGGGGCCACGAGAAGGCGACGCAGTTCGAGATGAACATGGAGTACACGCCCGCCGACTCCGCGGGCGCATGGCAGATCGGGACGCCGCCACTGCTCTCGGCCGCGCCGCTCGAAGGCTCGGTCGAACTCCTGCGGGAGGCCGGGATCGAGCGCCTGCGGGAGAGGTCGCTCGCGCTGACCGACTTCCTCATCGCCTTGGTTGACGACCGGCTCCCCGAAATCGCGGTCGGGACGCCCAGAGCGCACGCGGCCCGCGGCGGCCACGTCGCTTTAGAACACCCGGACGCCGAACGACTGAGCGAGGCGCTCACCGACCGCGGCGCGGTGGTCGACTTCCGGCCGCCGAACGCGGTCCGCGTCTGTCCCGCGGCCCCGTACACCTCCTTCGCCGACGTGCTCGACGTCGTCGACGCAATCGAGGCGATCCTCGACGGCGGTGCGCACGAGAAGTACGCGACCAACGACGGCGGCGTGACGTAGCGGTCACGGTCGAGGACGACACGCCCACGGGCGACAGACGAACGCCTTCTCCGTCCCACCCACAGAGTTATCCGCCGAATTTGCGTATATATACGTAAGAAGAACGATGCTAGGAGAGTCAAACAACGACGGTAGTGGGTTTGAAGCGGCAGGCAGGGGGGTGGACACAGTTTACGAGGCGATGTTTCTGGAGATGGACGATGCGGTCTTTTTAGTCGAGGTCGCGAAGACGGACGGCGGCTACGAGTTTACGTTTCGACAGAACAACACCGCGCATCAGGAACAGACGGGGTTCTCCGAGGACACGATGTGGGGTCAGACGCCGCGAGAACTCCTCGGCGAAGAGCAGGGAGCGGCCGTGGCCGCGAACTACCGTCGCTGCGTCGAACAGGGGGCCACGATCGAGTACGAGGAGCGGCTCGAGTTCCCGGGAGGAACGACCGACTGGCAGACGAAACTGACGCCGATCACCGAGGACGGATCCATCACCCGTATCGTCGGCGTCGCTCGGGACATCACGGAAAAAAAGCGACGGGAACGAGAATACCGGCGCACCCACCGCCGGTTCCAGACGGTGTTAGAGACGATGCCGGCGGCAGCGTTTCTGAAGGACACCGACGGTCGATATCTCCTGATGAATCAGGCGTGCCGCGACCTGCTCGACATCGACGGGGATCCCGTCGGAATGACCGACGAGGAGCTCTTTCCGCGAGCGGTCGCCGAGCGGGCTCGGGCGGACGATCTCCGGGTCATCGAGGGCGGAGAGATGGTGGAGATCGAGGAGACGGTCCCGACGCCCGCGGGCGAGACGAGCCGGCTGACTCGGAAGTCTCCCGTGTACGACGAGGAAGGCGAGATCCGGGCGATATGTGGCGTTTCGACCGATATCACCGAGCAGAAACGGCGCGAGGAGGAGATCGAAACGACCCGCGAGGAGCTCCGACAGATCATTGACCTCGTGCCGGACCTCGTGTTCGCGAAGGATCGCGACGGCCGGTATCTTCTGGCCAACGAGGCGACCGCGGCGGCGTACGGGAAGACGCCCGAAGCGGTCGAGGGTAACTCCGAGTCGGACATCATCCCCAGCGTCGACGACTCCGAGGCGTTCCGACAGGACGACATCGAGGTGATCGAGTCGGGCGAACCGAAGACGGTCGGCGAGGAGACGCTGACGACGGCGGCCGGCGAAACGCGCGTTTTTCAGACGACGAAGATCCCGTACCTGAACCCGAAAACGGGCGAAGACGCCGTCTTGGGGTACGCCCGCGACGTGACCGATCTGAAGGCGTACGAGGAGACGCTCGAACGGCAGCGAGACAGTCTCACCCTGCTCAATCAGGTCGTCCGTCACGACATCCGCAACCAGCTGATGGTCGCGGAGTCGTACACCGAACTCCTCGAAGACGCGCTCCCCGACGACCAGAGCCGAACGTACGCGCGGACCGTCATCGAAGCGACGAGACAGGCGATGGAGATCACGGAGACGGCCAGGGATGTCACGGAGGTGCTGCTACAGGTCGGGTCCGACCGGTCTCCGGTGAGTCTCCGCGACGAACTCTCCGAGCAGATAGCACAGATACGGTCGGAACAGGACCGCGCGACGGTCTCCGTCGACGGGTCGATCACCGACGTGACGGTGCTGGCTGACGAGCTGTTGGAGGCGGTGTTCCGGAACCTGCTGATGAACGCGGTCGTCCACAACGACAAGGACGTGGCCGAGATCGGGGTGTCGACCCGCGTCTCGGGCGACATGGTGTGCGTGTCGATCGGGGATAACGGCCCCGGAATCGATGACGAACACAAAGAGCAGATCTTCCAAGAAGGCGAGAAGGGCCTCGAAAGCGGCGGAACGGGCGTCGGGTTGTACCTCGTCAAGACGCTCGTGGACAAGTACGGCGGCGACGTGTGGGTCGAGGACAACGAGCCGACGGGCAGCGTGTTCGTCGTCGAGCTGCCGCTCGCCGAGTGACCGGCAGCCGAGGTCGCCGCAGAGGAATTGTTTGTCCGCGTCTCGAACGGCGACGGGCTTAATCGCTCGAATCCCCAACCGCGAGTAATGGCAGAGTCGTCGGGAATGGACGCGTTCGCGCACCTCGGGGGCGAGATCCG belongs to Halorubrum sp. DM2 and includes:
- the kynU gene encoding kynureninase produces the protein MDDPYAPARNALAGEGLGGSDGVDGRAGDGLTGDAADADPAVLAARLDENDPLSGFADRYHVPDGVLYMDGNSLGPASDAALASLDRVVDEWRDLLIAGWTDADPPWFEVGERLGDALAPLVGAEPDEVVVGNSITVNLHTLVGTFLDELLAGNGPEREGFERADGTWAPDGDPDPAVLVNELDFPSDHYAIRAQLRGRGIDPDEKLRVVPSRDGRTIDPRDVEAALAAHDDVGIVFMPTALYRSGQLFDVERIAAAAHEAGAYAGFDAAHSAGAVPHEFDAAGVDFAVWCTYKYLNAGPGSIGALYVAERHHGLTPALAGWWGHEKATQFEMNMEYTPADSAGAWQIGTPPLLSAAPLEGSVELLREAGIERLRERSLALTDFLIALVDDRLPEIAVGTPRAHAARGGHVALEHPDAERLSEALTDRGAVVDFRPPNAVRVCPAAPYTSFADVLDVVDAIEAILDGGAHEKYATNDGGVT
- a CDS encoding PAS domain-containing protein, which encodes MDTVYEAMFLEMDDAVFLVEVAKTDGGYEFTFRQNNTAHQEQTGFSEDTMWGQTPRELLGEEQGAAVAANYRRCVEQGATIEYEERLEFPGGTTDWQTKLTPITEDGSITRIVGVARDITEKKRREREYRRTHRRFQTVLETMPAAAFLKDTDGRYLLMNQACRDLLDIDGDPVGMTDEELFPRAVAERARADDLRVIEGGEMVEIEETVPTPAGETSRLTRKSPVYDEEGEIRAICGVSTDITEQKRREEEIETTREELRQIIDLVPDLVFAKDRDGRYLLANEATAAAYGKTPEAVEGNSESDIIPSVDDSEAFRQDDIEVIESGEPKTVGEETLTTAAGETRVFQTTKIPYLNPKTGEDAVLGYARDVTDLKAYEETLERQRDSLTLLNQVVRHDIRNQLMVAESYTELLEDALPDDQSRTYARTVIEATRQAMEITETARDVTEVLLQVGSDRSPVSLRDELSEQIAQIRSEQDRATVSVDGSITDVTVLADELLEAVFRNLLMNAVVHNDKDVAEIGVSTRVSGDMVCVSIGDNGPGIDDEHKEQIFQEGEKGLESGGTGVGLYLVKTLVDKYGGDVWVEDNEPTGSVFVVELPLAE